From the Streptomyces sp. Tu 2975 genome, one window contains:
- a CDS encoding ricin-type beta-trefoil lectin domain protein: MSKPKLQKAVVDTAAENDGCTALPDGELTERIRAGAPSAHPAVQELRRRHMPALRRYAMLCGRTALAGNQLAVQAFDLATQEACRGIGPEGCWGRHLLTVLQRIGLTWASGSRRARLEPGFAAWLDDNTDVAPPYPPDSPRPRLRATSPMLTGFQRLPEQTRGVLWYAVVDEEPDATVATFVGVIPAVVPQLRAKALDALRRAYIQAYLEHSGSRKCQGFRRIIEAASQPGDGRRSNDLALHLAECAGCALLTGELSRLAAGPRAVLAEGLLPWGGAAYAAGGPVRAGRAAAPATVERWETRTVALPVPHASAGRRRRSGGTVGSAVRRPSRFTVLVAVAVAAVVIGTLVATGSEDPAPGRDRDRARAEEPSRWEARPPAALPTAVPSATAAASPSPSKKPSASPSRTSAAPTTTAPAPAAPSPTPSKSTPPRPVPIAAGSGYTQVVNGASGLCLDIAGGVMEDRTDVLTAPCDGTPSQRWKLEPNGLLRSSADPDYCLDSRGATDRGAGIWSCSSVNGRNGLNLLFIVDSAGVVRPRIAPDFALEPLGDSGGGTLDFDPADGDGDQRWTAGR; the protein is encoded by the coding sequence GCTCAGGCGCCGCCACATGCCGGCCCTCCGCAGGTACGCCATGCTCTGCGGGCGCACCGCCCTCGCCGGCAACCAGCTGGCGGTGCAGGCCTTCGACCTCGCCACCCAGGAGGCGTGCCGGGGCATAGGCCCGGAAGGGTGTTGGGGCCGCCACCTGCTGACAGTGCTTCAGCGGATCGGGCTCACCTGGGCATCGGGCAGCCGTCGCGCCCGGCTCGAGCCCGGATTCGCCGCATGGCTCGACGACAACACCGATGTCGCGCCGCCGTATCCGCCGGATTCCCCGCGGCCCCGGCTCCGGGCGACGTCCCCCATGCTGACCGGCTTCCAGCGGCTGCCCGAGCAGACCAGGGGCGTCCTTTGGTACGCGGTGGTCGACGAAGAGCCGGACGCCACGGTCGCGACGTTCGTCGGGGTGATCCCGGCCGTGGTCCCCCAGCTGCGGGCCAAGGCTCTGGACGCGCTGCGCCGCGCTTACATCCAGGCGTACCTGGAGCACAGCGGCAGCAGGAAGTGCCAGGGGTTCCGCCGCATCATCGAGGCCGCGTCGCAGCCTGGCGACGGGCGGCGCAGCAACGACCTGGCCCTTCACCTCGCCGAGTGCGCCGGTTGCGCCCTGCTGACCGGGGAGCTGAGCCGGTTGGCGGCCGGCCCGCGGGCCGTGCTCGCCGAGGGCCTGCTCCCGTGGGGCGGCGCGGCATACGCGGCCGGTGGCCCCGTAAGGGCCGGGCGAGCCGCCGCGCCCGCCACCGTCGAACGGTGGGAGACCAGGACGGTGGCGCTGCCCGTGCCGCACGCCTCCGCCGGTCGTCGGCGACGGAGCGGCGGGACGGTGGGCAGCGCTGTGCGGAGGCCGTCCCGGTTCACCGTCCTCGTCGCGGTGGCGGTGGCGGCCGTCGTCATAGGGACCCTGGTGGCGACCGGGTCCGAAGATCCGGCTCCCGGACGGGACCGTGACCGTGCCCGCGCGGAGGAACCCTCGCGCTGGGAGGCACGGCCGCCCGCCGCCCTGCCCACGGCCGTGCCCTCGGCGACCGCCGCAGCATCGCCGTCGCCGTCGAAGAAGCCCTCGGCGTCACCGAGCCGCACCTCCGCGGCACCCACGACGACGGCCCCGGCGCCCGCGGCGCCGTCTCCCACCCCTTCGAAGAGCACGCCGCCCCGGCCGGTGCCCATCGCCGCCGGCAGCGGATACACCCAGGTCGTCAACGGGGCCTCCGGGCTGTGCCTTGACATCGCGGGCGGTGTCATGGAGGACCGCACCGACGTCCTCACCGCCCCGTGCGACGGAACCCCGAGCCAGCGCTGGAAGCTGGAGCCGAACGGCCTCCTGCGCAGCAGCGCCGACCCCGACTACTGCCTGGACTCGCGCGGTGCCACGGACCGGGGTGCGGGCATCTGGTCCTGCTCCTCCGTCAACGGCAGGAACGGTCTCAACCTGCTGTTCATCGTCGACTCAGCCGGAGTCGTCCGCCCCCGGATCGCGCCGGACTTCGCGCTCGAACCACTCGGGGACTCCGGCGGCGGCACGCTCGACTTCGATCCGGCCGACGGGGACGGCGACCAGCGCTGGACGGCCGGCCGCTGA